One part of the Solea solea chromosome 1, fSolSol10.1, whole genome shotgun sequence genome encodes these proteins:
- the LOC131468213 gene encoding integrin alpha-6-like isoform X1 gives MDTKLTCGAWLLVLLLGCGRLWAFNLDTENYQRKNGERDSLFGFSMAMHRQLQPEDKRMLLVGAPLAKSIPGQTSTTTGGLYSCDMRSSSSSCTRINFDNDEDTKRESKEKQWMGVTVNSQGPGGKIVTCAHRYQRRANMKTDIESRDILGRCYVLSQNLEIDPRSSEDGGGWHFCESRPRGHEMFGSCQQGLSATFDKDFHYLIFGAPGAYSWKGVVRLEQKNDSLLDMGIYDDGPFETGDEREKNPDLVPAPPNSYLGFSLDSGKSLTKKGELIVVAGAPRANHSGAVVLLKKGSSLSNILLEEYILEGEGLASSFGYDLTVLDFNGDGWQDIVVGAPQYFEKDGEIGGAVYVFINKAGKWNKVTPIRIDGAMNSMFGLAVENLGDMNLDGFQDFAVGAPYDDNDAGKVYIYSGSAAVPSSIKHVQVLLGQPLGVKLFGYSLAGNMDLDENFFPDLAVGSLSDSVFVFKARPVISIKKEIKFTPKEINLSEKNCANGFCLDIEACFTYTTSHKSYAPKLTVAYSLEADAEHRKRTRTSRANFLDAAGAEKGYDSKGTLILNTKGTKQCVKRRLVIKDDIKDKLRGISVNMSVNIMDAKRQRRQSSAPLTPVLDTNDPPMAETVVQFRKEGCGDDNECNSNLQLEYRYGSMSSDDKKFVPLELENGVPLISLNNQDVVLEVKVTNLKGDDAHEASLMATFPSSLTYSSHRVPLGEQYKSCAVNKDGSKIDCDLGNPFRRDSEATIYIVLDTSGISLSTTELETDLEFETTSIQKSTGPVKAKAKVAIMLQLSVSGQIQPSQVYFTGQSKSDAGKKTENDIGSAITHQFRIINLGKNLADFGNAVLNIRWPKLTDKDKGLLYLTKISSTGVDQLVCTPKNEINHLNLEPSRIRSRRSVGSSHGSEEGTIARYKSKKSVTLKCEDGAKCVTIRCPLRGLERNAVINVHSRLWNSTMASDFESFHHVEVIVKASLHVDSTTKNTLLQNAETQVKMTIFPDTRSARYGGVPWWIIVLSILFLLLLLGLLAFLLWKCGFFKRAKYEDKVPSYSDVWIKDEDRAVDAGNGNWENLEKKPWVTTWHDNNSFS, from the exons gttgcTGGTTGGTGCCCCCCTAGCGAAATCAATCCCAGGTCAAACATCTACAACGACAGGAGGGCTCTACAGCTGTGACATGCGCTCCTCCTCCAGTTCATGCACCAGAATTAACTTTGATAATGATG AGGATACAAAAagagaaagcaaagaaaaacagtggaTGGGAGTGACAGTCAACAGTCAGGGACCAGGAGGGAAGATTGTG ACCTGTGCCCATCGCTACCAGCGCCGGGCCAACATGAAGACGGACATCGAATCCCGTGACATTCTCGGACGCTGCTACGTGCTGAGTCAGAACTTGGAAATTGATCCTCGCTCAAGTGAAGATGGAGGTGGCTGGCACTTCTGTGAGAGTCGACCCAGAGGCCATGAGATGTTCGGCTCCTGCCAGCAGGGCCTCTCTGCCACATTTGACAAGGACTTCCACTACCTCATCTTTGGGGCTCCTGGGGCATACAGCTGGAAAG GTGTGGTACGCTtggaacaaaaaaatgactCCTTACTAGATATGGGCATCTATGACGATGGTCCTTTTGAGACGGGAGATGAGCGAGAGAAGAATCCTGATCTAGTTCCTGCTCCTCCCAACAGCTACCTGG GCTTCTCTCTAGACTCAGGAAAGAGTTTGACCAAGAAGGGTGAGCTGATAGTGGTGGCAGGAGCGCCGAGGGCAAACCACAGCGGAGCAGTGGTGCTGCTGAAGAAAGGCTCATCTTTAAGCAACATCTTGCTGGAAGAGTACATCCTGGAAGGGGAGGGGCTGGCCTCGTCTTTCGGTTATGATTTGACTGTACTTGATTTCAATGGGGACGG CTGGCAAGATATTGTGGTGGGAGCGCCGCAGTACTTCGAGAAGGATGGAGAAATTGGTGGAGCCGTCTATGTCTTCATCAACAAAGCAGGAAAGTGGAACAAAGTCACACCAATCAGAATAGATGGAGCCATGAACTCCATGTTTGGCCTGGCTGTGGAAAACCTGGGAGACATGAATTTGGATGGTTTCCAGG ACTTTGCAGTGGGAGCTCCTTATGACGACAACGATGCAGGGAAAGTCTACATCTACAGTGGATCGGCAGCAGTACCCAGCTCTATAAAACATGTTCAG GTGTTGCTCGGCCAACCTTTAGGAGTGAAGTTGTTTGGCTACTCTTTGGCAGGCAACATGGACCTGGATGAGAACTTCTTCCCCGACCTGGCTGTCGGATCCCTCTCagactctgtctttgtcttcaa AGCCCGTCCAGTCATTAgcataaagaaagaaatcaagtTCACACCGAAGGAAATCAACCTCAGTGAGAAGAACTGTGCCAACGGCTTCTG cTTGGATATTGAAGCGTGCTTCACCTACACCACCAGCCACAAGAGCTATGCTCCCAAACTGA CGGTGGCATACTCCCTGGAGGCAGACGCTGAACACAGGAAGCGTACTCGCACTTCGCGGGCAAACTTCCTCGACGCCGCTGGCGCAGAAAAGGGTTACGATTCCAAAGGCACTCTCATCTTGAACACCAAAGGAACAAAACAGTGTGTTAAACGTCGGCTTGTCATAAAG GACGACATTAAAGACAAGCTGCGTGGGATCTCCGTCAACATGTCTGTCAACATCATGGATGCCAAACGTCAACGCAGGCAGAGCTCAGCTCCTCTGACACCTGTCCTTGATACCAATGACCCACCCATGGCTGAAACAGTG GTGCAATTTCGGAAGGAGGGTTGTGGCGATGACAACGAGTGCAACAGCAACTTGCAGTTGGAATATCGCTACGGCAGCATGTCGTCTGACGACAAGAAATTCGTCCCATTAGAACT GGAGAATGGCGTGCCCTTGATCTCACTCAACAATCAGGACGTCGTCTTGGAGGTCAAAGTAACCAACCTCAAGGGAGACGACGCACACGAGGCTTCTTTGATGGCCACCTTCCCAAGCTCCCTGACTTACTCTAGTCACAGAGTTCCGCTGGGT GAGCAATATAAAAGCTGTGCCGTCAACAAAGACGGTTCTAAGATTGATTGTGACCTTGGAAACCCCTTCAGACGAGACTCAGAG GCGACGATCTACATTGTTTTGGATACATCAGGCATTTCTCTCAGCACTACTGAACTGGAGACAGATCTTGAGTTTGAGAC GACAAGCATCCAGAAGAGCACAGGTCCGGTCAAAGCAAAGGCAAAGGTGGCCATCATGTTGCAGCTGTCTGTATCAGG TCAAATCCAGCCGTCTCAGGTCTACTTTACAGGACAGTCCAAAAGTGACGCAGGCAAGAAGACTGAGAATGACATTGGCAGTGCAATCACACATCAGTTCAGA ATAATCAACCTGGGAAAGAACTTGGCAGACTTTGGCAACGCTGTCCTCAACATCAGGTGGCCAAAGCTGACAGACAAGGACAAGGGGCTGCTCTACCTGACAAAGATCAGCTCCACAGGAGTGGACCAACTCGTCTGCACTCCTAAAAATGAGATCAACCATCTCAACCTG gaACCAAGTCGCATCAGATCAAGAAGATCAGTCGGAAGCTCCCATGGAAGTGAAGAGGGCACCATTGCTCGTTATAAGTCAAAGAAATCAGTAACACTG AAGTGTGAAGATGGGGCTAAGTGTGTGACAATAAGGTGTCCGCTGCGGGGCCTGGAAAGAAATGCAGTCATCAATGTACACTCTCGCCTCTGGAACAGCACCATGGCTTCG GATTTTGAGTCGTTTCATCACGTGGAGGTGATAGTGAAGGCCTCGCTGCATGTTGACAGCACAACAAAGAACACGTTGCTTCAAAATGCAGAGACACAG GTGAAAATGACAATTTTCCCAGACACGCGCTCAGCTCGGTATGGAGGAGTGCCGTGGTGGATCATTGTGCTGTCTATccttttcctgctgctgctgttaggcCTCCTGGCCTTCCTTCTCTGGAAG TGTGGCTTTTTTAAACGTGCCAAATATGAAGACAAGGTTCCCAGTTACAGTGACGTTTGGATcaaagacgaggacagagcagTAGATGCTGGGAACGGTAACTGGGAAAACCTGGAAAAGAAGCCATGGGTGACAACCTGGCATGACAACAACTCTTTTTCTTAA
- the LOC131468213 gene encoding integrin alpha-6-like isoform X2: protein MDTKLTCGAWLLVLLLGCGRLWAFNLDTENYQRKNGERDSLFGFSMAMHRQLQPEDKRMLLVGAPLAKSIPGQTSTTTGGLYSCDMRSSSSSCTRINFDNDEDTKRESKEKQWMGVTVNSQGPGGKIVTCAHRYQRRANMKTDIESRDILGRCYVLSQNLEIDPRSSEDGGGWHFCESRPRGHEMFGSCQQGLSATFDKDFHYLIFGAPGAYSWKGVVRLEQKNDSLLDMGIYDDGPFETGDEREKNPDLVPAPPNSYLGFSLDSGKSLTKKGELIVVAGAPRANHSGAVVLLKKGSSLSNILLEEYILEGEGLASSFGYDLTVLDFNGDGWQDIVVGAPQYFEKDGEIGGAVYVFINKAGKWNKVTPIRIDGAMNSMFGLAVENLGDMNLDGFQDFAVGAPYDDNDAGKVYIYSGSAAVPSSIKHVQVLLGQPLGVKLFGYSLAGNMDLDENFFPDLAVGSLSDSVFVFKARPVISIKKEIKFTPKEINLSEKNCANGFCLDIEACFTYTTSHKSYAPKLTVAYSLEADAEHRKRTRTSRANFLDAAGAEKGYDSKGTLILNTKGTKQCVKRRLVIKDDIKDKLRGISVNMSVNIMDAKRQRRQSSAPLTPVLDTNDPPMAETVVQFRKEGCGDDNECNSNLQLEYRYGSMSSDDKKFVPLELENGVPLISLNNQDVVLEVKVTNLKGDDAHEASLMATFPSSLTYSSHRVPLGEQYKSCAVNKDGSKIDCDLGNPFRRDSEATIYIVLDTSGISLSTTELETDLEFETTSIQKSTGPVKAKAKVAIMLQLSVSGQIQPSQVYFTGQSKSDAGKKTENDIGSAITHQFRIINLGKNLADFGNAVLNIRWPKLTDKDKGLLYLTKISSTGVDQLVCTPKNEINHLNLEPSRIRSRRSVGSSHGSEEGTIARYKSKKSVTLKCEDGAKCVTIRCPLRGLERNAVINVHSRLWNSTMASDFESFHHVEVIVKASLHVDSTTKNTLLQNAETQVKMTIFPDTRSARYGGVPWWIIVLSILFLLLLLGLLAFLLWKCGVFGKKNKEESPEKETLTSNT, encoded by the exons gttgcTGGTTGGTGCCCCCCTAGCGAAATCAATCCCAGGTCAAACATCTACAACGACAGGAGGGCTCTACAGCTGTGACATGCGCTCCTCCTCCAGTTCATGCACCAGAATTAACTTTGATAATGATG AGGATACAAAAagagaaagcaaagaaaaacagtggaTGGGAGTGACAGTCAACAGTCAGGGACCAGGAGGGAAGATTGTG ACCTGTGCCCATCGCTACCAGCGCCGGGCCAACATGAAGACGGACATCGAATCCCGTGACATTCTCGGACGCTGCTACGTGCTGAGTCAGAACTTGGAAATTGATCCTCGCTCAAGTGAAGATGGAGGTGGCTGGCACTTCTGTGAGAGTCGACCCAGAGGCCATGAGATGTTCGGCTCCTGCCAGCAGGGCCTCTCTGCCACATTTGACAAGGACTTCCACTACCTCATCTTTGGGGCTCCTGGGGCATACAGCTGGAAAG GTGTGGTACGCTtggaacaaaaaaatgactCCTTACTAGATATGGGCATCTATGACGATGGTCCTTTTGAGACGGGAGATGAGCGAGAGAAGAATCCTGATCTAGTTCCTGCTCCTCCCAACAGCTACCTGG GCTTCTCTCTAGACTCAGGAAAGAGTTTGACCAAGAAGGGTGAGCTGATAGTGGTGGCAGGAGCGCCGAGGGCAAACCACAGCGGAGCAGTGGTGCTGCTGAAGAAAGGCTCATCTTTAAGCAACATCTTGCTGGAAGAGTACATCCTGGAAGGGGAGGGGCTGGCCTCGTCTTTCGGTTATGATTTGACTGTACTTGATTTCAATGGGGACGG CTGGCAAGATATTGTGGTGGGAGCGCCGCAGTACTTCGAGAAGGATGGAGAAATTGGTGGAGCCGTCTATGTCTTCATCAACAAAGCAGGAAAGTGGAACAAAGTCACACCAATCAGAATAGATGGAGCCATGAACTCCATGTTTGGCCTGGCTGTGGAAAACCTGGGAGACATGAATTTGGATGGTTTCCAGG ACTTTGCAGTGGGAGCTCCTTATGACGACAACGATGCAGGGAAAGTCTACATCTACAGTGGATCGGCAGCAGTACCCAGCTCTATAAAACATGTTCAG GTGTTGCTCGGCCAACCTTTAGGAGTGAAGTTGTTTGGCTACTCTTTGGCAGGCAACATGGACCTGGATGAGAACTTCTTCCCCGACCTGGCTGTCGGATCCCTCTCagactctgtctttgtcttcaa AGCCCGTCCAGTCATTAgcataaagaaagaaatcaagtTCACACCGAAGGAAATCAACCTCAGTGAGAAGAACTGTGCCAACGGCTTCTG cTTGGATATTGAAGCGTGCTTCACCTACACCACCAGCCACAAGAGCTATGCTCCCAAACTGA CGGTGGCATACTCCCTGGAGGCAGACGCTGAACACAGGAAGCGTACTCGCACTTCGCGGGCAAACTTCCTCGACGCCGCTGGCGCAGAAAAGGGTTACGATTCCAAAGGCACTCTCATCTTGAACACCAAAGGAACAAAACAGTGTGTTAAACGTCGGCTTGTCATAAAG GACGACATTAAAGACAAGCTGCGTGGGATCTCCGTCAACATGTCTGTCAACATCATGGATGCCAAACGTCAACGCAGGCAGAGCTCAGCTCCTCTGACACCTGTCCTTGATACCAATGACCCACCCATGGCTGAAACAGTG GTGCAATTTCGGAAGGAGGGTTGTGGCGATGACAACGAGTGCAACAGCAACTTGCAGTTGGAATATCGCTACGGCAGCATGTCGTCTGACGACAAGAAATTCGTCCCATTAGAACT GGAGAATGGCGTGCCCTTGATCTCACTCAACAATCAGGACGTCGTCTTGGAGGTCAAAGTAACCAACCTCAAGGGAGACGACGCACACGAGGCTTCTTTGATGGCCACCTTCCCAAGCTCCCTGACTTACTCTAGTCACAGAGTTCCGCTGGGT GAGCAATATAAAAGCTGTGCCGTCAACAAAGACGGTTCTAAGATTGATTGTGACCTTGGAAACCCCTTCAGACGAGACTCAGAG GCGACGATCTACATTGTTTTGGATACATCAGGCATTTCTCTCAGCACTACTGAACTGGAGACAGATCTTGAGTTTGAGAC GACAAGCATCCAGAAGAGCACAGGTCCGGTCAAAGCAAAGGCAAAGGTGGCCATCATGTTGCAGCTGTCTGTATCAGG TCAAATCCAGCCGTCTCAGGTCTACTTTACAGGACAGTCCAAAAGTGACGCAGGCAAGAAGACTGAGAATGACATTGGCAGTGCAATCACACATCAGTTCAGA ATAATCAACCTGGGAAAGAACTTGGCAGACTTTGGCAACGCTGTCCTCAACATCAGGTGGCCAAAGCTGACAGACAAGGACAAGGGGCTGCTCTACCTGACAAAGATCAGCTCCACAGGAGTGGACCAACTCGTCTGCACTCCTAAAAATGAGATCAACCATCTCAACCTG gaACCAAGTCGCATCAGATCAAGAAGATCAGTCGGAAGCTCCCATGGAAGTGAAGAGGGCACCATTGCTCGTTATAAGTCAAAGAAATCAGTAACACTG AAGTGTGAAGATGGGGCTAAGTGTGTGACAATAAGGTGTCCGCTGCGGGGCCTGGAAAGAAATGCAGTCATCAATGTACACTCTCGCCTCTGGAACAGCACCATGGCTTCG GATTTTGAGTCGTTTCATCACGTGGAGGTGATAGTGAAGGCCTCGCTGCATGTTGACAGCACAACAAAGAACACGTTGCTTCAAAATGCAGAGACACAG GTGAAAATGACAATTTTCCCAGACACGCGCTCAGCTCGGTATGGAGGAGTGCCGTGGTGGATCATTGTGCTGTCTATccttttcctgctgctgctgttaggcCTCCTGGCCTTCCTTCTCTGGAAG TGTGGCGTCTTcggaaaaaagaataaagaggaGTCACCAGAAAAAGAGACATTGACttcaaatacataa